TATGCGGGCTACGTTAACCACCCTTACAGCGCTGTTGATCCCAATCCGGATGAAGTCGGTGATGTATTCACGGTTCCCTTATCCTATTTAATGGAAACCGAACCCGAAATCCATCACGTGGGATTCGAGGCAAGACCTAAGGAAAATTTCCCTTTTGAATTAATTGAGGGAGGCAAGGACTACAACTGGCAGACGCGCCAGTTCGAGGAGTACTTTTACAAGTATGAGGATAAAGTGATCTGGGGGCTGACGGCACGCATTCTCTCCCACTTTATTGACATGATTTCTTCTGAAAACTAAGCAGAAAAGCAGCTTCCCAACGCGGAAGCTGCTTTTTTCGTTTGAATCAAAACGTATATATGTACTTCCAGTTAACGGTCGACATCTTAAGGAAAAAAAGAGAAAACAGCGGAAGCTATTCCAACTATTAAACTCACAAAAATTAAAGTCTTCAATGTGCGCTTATAAACTTGATGCTCTCTTCGATTCACCTCATAAATATCCCACAAAAATTGTAGAAGGAGAATAATAATTAAAGACACACCTATATACATACTAGGTACTCCCCCAAAAGACATCGCCAAAACTGTAAATAAAGCCGAAAAACCTACTATAGATTCCTCTTTCTTTATTTTCTTCTCCATCTCTTCGTCCATAACATCCGTCCTTTCACCACATACTCCATTAAGAAGAGCTCATAGCGTTATCCAGAATATAAACAGGGCCGGCTAAAAGAATAGAAAAAATAATCGCTGATTTAAATCTTCTCTGTAAGTACATCCCTGCGATTAAAATAACCACAATAATTAAATTGATTATGATAACAAGGATAGAGATAATCTCCGAGTAATCCCGAAAAGCATACGAGGAGACCACAAAGATTAATATCGAGATAGGAATGGTAAAATAAGAAGAAATCTTTTCGAACTTTTCCACTATGTAAAACACCCCTATCATTTTACAGTTTGAACCAATTCACTATACTTCTCAATCTGCGCCATCCACCGCCCCACTTTATCAAAATTAATAAAACATAGAATAAAACCTTTTTATGGATAAAAGCATAGGATAGATGAACCTTTACTTACCGGGAGGACCATTATCTATGAATTACTATCCTTATCCTTCGTACCCCCAGGACTTTATGCGTTCACAAAAAAAGCTCATTCAGGCAATTGAAAAAGCGATTAACGGTGAATACAGCGCGATTTCCTGCTACAATAAGCTGGCGCAGCTCGCGCCGGACAAACTGACTAAAAAACGCATTGAGGAAATACGCAGAGATGAACAGCGTCACTATACAGAGTTCCGCAGGCTCTATACCCAATTAACCGGAGGCGGACAGCCGACGCCGCAAATCACTGAGGAATGCCCCGATTTCTTTGAAAAAGGCATTGCCCTTGCCTTCAATGATGAACAGGAAACGGTTGATTTTTATTTAGATATAGCCGATCAGGCTCAAGACCCCTCCGTAAAAGCAATCTTCCGCCGTGCTGCTGCAGATGAACAGAACCACGCAGTCTGGTTTTTATCTTTTCAGATGAAAAGTGGTGGAAATTCGGAAAATGAACGTCAGACGGAAGAGGAATTCGGCGCTAAGGGAGCCATGAATGCTTCCACTTTAACCATTCCTGACATGCTTACTTACGCGATGCAGGATGAGTATCTAGCCCAGGCCAGGTATGACGACATTTTAAACGCGTTCGGAAATGTTCGTACATTTGCACGGATCAAAGAAGCGGAATTACGGCATATCGCTGCTTTAAATACGCTTTTTACGCGCTATCAGGTGCCATTACCTGAGGACATCTCCCAGGTATTTGTCGTAACCCCCGAAAATATTAAAGGAGCCTATGGGGCTGGCGTTCGAGGCGAAATCGATAATATCGCGATGTACAACAAATTCTTAACGTATCAGCTTCCTGCCGATATGAGGACAGTGTTTACGCAGCTTCGAGATGCATCGGTGAATCATTTGGCTGCATTTGAGAGAGGGCTCGAGCGAGAATAGAGGCAGAGCCCCTCCCTCTTTCGGAACGATGCCCATTAACTTTTTTATAAAAAATGCTTCCGAAGGCTTTGATCAAGTGCATCCGGGGTCCTTATGATGTACGTCTACGCTTCCGAATGACAAAGAACAACATGACACCTAATAGAAGGACGCCCGCCGCTGTCAGAATAATATTTCGAACGTTCGGAACCGCTGCTTCCACCATGAGCTCTGTGGTTCCGGCGGTTTTAATATTCCACGTTAATACATCGCCGTTTACTTCATCGGCATTGTGATCCTCAGGGGAAATCGGCAGGTCCAGCGTGAAGGTCAGATCCAGCTGATTGGAAACGAGCTGCTGCATCCCGCCTAATAAACCTGAATTTTCAAGATCCAGTTCCCCTTCGACACGGTACGTTTTCGTAAAAAAGCCATCCTCCACGGACACATCGAGCGGTACATTACTCATGGAACCTCCTGTGCCAGTCTCACTAACAGCGCCCATTGAAGGGATCACCTGCATATCCTGAGCATTCTCAAACGACTCCGTGGCTTTAAACCCCTTGTAGCCTTCTTCCGTATAGGATTCGACGGTATAGCCTTGCGCTTCCAATTCATCATTAACGGAGCTTAGCATAGTCTCTGCACGCTGGCCGAACTGCTCATAGGTACTCTCTTCAACTCCGAGTGTGATCGTACTTGTTCCGCTGCCATCTTTATTAATTTTTACACCTATATCTCCCTGCACGCAGGCGGTTAATAGAATAAGCAGACCGGCAGCTATAAGTATCCAGGTTTTTTTCAAGGTCATCTCCCCCATGTATATGTATGTACTTATCATTATACGGGAAGGCAGCGGAAGACTTAACGAAAAAAATCGTCACGTGATGCAATCATAAAGAAAAGACTAAGTAACATAGACTCCTGCCACGTTTCCGAGAAAGGATGCACGTCACGCATGATTCCCTGAACGCTTGGAGATTATAAAAGCAGGAGGGATCATCATGAACGAGCGCAACTTATCAATTGAAGAATTTAACGAACTTCTGCAGCAATGGAGCGGGAACACCATCCGGATTACGAAGCACGAACTTCGTGACCAGGACACCGTTTATATGAACTTAGATCATATTGATTACTCGAAAGATACGAGAAGAATGGACGATTATGAGCCGATGCACGCTTTACACCTGCACGGTACAGGCAGAACGGAAACGGATGCCCATAATGTTCAGCCGCTTCCATCTACGTATTACGAGATTCCTTTAGAGGACTCTACTCAGTACCAGTTTGGCGAGAACCATTTCTCCCTTGTGACTGAGCGGGGCACCTATACCATACAGCTTATCCATTATTAAAGTGCAGCGTTTGTCCGGAGAGGACAGGCGCTTTTTTAATGAGGAAAAATGTCAGACGGAATTCCTTGCACTTCTCCCCTTCCACACCCGATACTAGAAATAGAAACCTTCTAAGACAAACTTCATGAACTCTCTAAAACTTCATGAAAGAGGAGATAGCTATGAAAAAGAGGATTCCCCTTCGATATACAGGTGCTTTTCAAAACAAAGCCTCTGGCAATCCCGGCGAATGGTATCTCGGTGAAACCCCCAATCCCGTCTCGGAAACCAAACGCCCGATCCTGTTCGTCCACGGATTTAATCGATCCGCTGACACCTGGTATGAGAGCAATGACATGTATGCGACCGCTTACGAGAACGGCTACGAAACTGCCTTTATCGATGTATATCCGGACCGAAACATGTGGGAGAACGGAGCTTTACTCGCACAAAAAATAAAGGAAATCTACCAGCATTTTGGAGAAAAAATCGTAGTGGTCGCCCACAGTAAAGGTGGCCTTGATACGCAGGTCGCTCTCGTTCACTATGGTGCCGATCCCTATATCGAACGAATGATCACGCTCGCCACTCCTTATTACGGTTCGCAACTAGCGGATTTAGCCTACAGCCGCTGGGCCAGCTGGCTGGCGAATATACTCGGAAGTAAAAATGAAGCCACCTACTCCCTGCAAACTGGCTACATGAGCCAGTTCCGCTCCGAAACAGACAGCCAGCCCAATGTATTACAAACCCCGATTTATACTTTAGCAGGTACGAAATGGGGCCGCTTCGGCACCTCCTTATACTGGGGCGGATTATACTTACGTGCTTACGGCAGCAATGATGGAGCCGTGACGGTGAATAGCTCGCGGTTAGTGTATGCAACCGACATCGGCGCCGGTGACTGGAACCACACGACCATTAAAGAAGGTTCTGCCACCTTCAACAAGTTTGCGCCTTACTTACAAGAGCAGGTGGAATCATTGGCGAATCACCAGGCCGCAAGCACTGCCCATGGCGTGCATGAGCCCGCTGCCAGCAATTATATAAGCGGCGGAGAATTTACCGGTACGAAGACAGAAACCATCTATGTGGAAAAAGGGGTTCAGGAACTGACCGTCAACTGGGCAACCGCTCAGGCTTCCACCCGTTTGATTCTCACCGATCCGAGCGGCGGAACACACGAGAAATTCACCACCACTCATGATGAAACTACTTTTTTCGAAGGAGCTTACCACCATACGTTTGCCGAGGAGAACCCTGAACCAGGAGCGTGGACATTAGAAGCAAGTTCCCTCCAGCAAGAGCATTACTTATTGACGGCCTCCTTTACGAGCCCTCTCAATAATTTACTCAGCACGGCTCTTTCCAGCGAGGACAGAAAGCTCAGAATCAACGCTCAGAACCTGGAGTTTCAAACCGATGTAACGATCGATTATTACAAAAATGGCCAGTTGCAGCTCAGCGATATGAAAGCCAGTCAGGTAAGCAAAACCGACTTCCACGTACCCGACCTCGGCGAAGGTATGTATAATATGACGATGAATATTCACGGAAGCTATGCCCAGCAGCCTTTTCGACGTACCATCATTCAATCCATTTATGCAGATGACCACGGTAACCTCTACTAAAGCGAGCGGAGCGAGGGCCTCTCCGCTCCTGTAATCTTTTGTAGATATTTGTAAAATGATTATCATCTTAGCTTAATGTCCCTGAAACCTCCTTGGAAAAATTCTCTGTTAGACTAAGGATTAGTTTGAAAGACACGCACTATTCAACATACATCGTTTCAAAACGACAGGAAGTACATAAATCAGATACACAAGACAGCCCTCTTTCAAACTTCTATTGCCCAACGTCCGCAGGAATTTACAACAAGGAGGAGTTTGAATGTATAAATCTAGATCATCCGTACGAAAATATGTGGTTTCATCCACTATGGCCGCAACCATCGTCCTCTCGCCTATGGCAGCTCAGGGTGTATTTGCGCAGGCGAATCCAGACCAAATAGAGGAAAGTGACGCTCAAGAGTCTTCAGAAATTTCCTTCCTGCATAAAGGGGATCAAGGGGAAAGTGTAGAAGCTCTGCAAACTAAACTTCAATCGCTTGGTTATTATACATATAGCCTGGACGGCCTTTTCGGCCCGATTACCGAAGACGCCGTGGAAGAGTTTCAAGCTGATCAAGGTCTCAAGGTAGATGGATTGGCGGGACCGAATACAATGGCCGCGCTATCATCCACCGAAGATACAGGTAAAGAGACTGATGAAGATGAAGCTCAAGATGAACAGGAAGCAGAAGAAGCACCTGAGGAAGAAGTATCAGCTTCTGGAGAAGTGGATTCCGAATCCAGCGAAGTGGCTGAGGTTGCCGAAGATCTCATCGGCGTCCCTTATGTCTGGGGCGGTACCACACCAGACGGTTTCGACAGCAGCGGCTTCATTCAATATGCTTATGAGCAAGCCGGAATAGACCTATCCCGTACGCACCGTGCGAATTGGAGTAATAACGGCGAATTCGTCGAGTCACCGGACGTTGGGGATCTTGTCTTTTTCGAAGACACCTATGATGTAAACGGCGCTTCTCACAGCGGCATTTATGTAGGGGATAACAAGATCGTTCACGCAGGAAATGACGGTATTGAATACGCCGATCTGACGAATGACTACTGGCAGGACCATTATTTAGGCACGAAGTCTTTTGAATAATAATTAGAAAAAGCTGACCCCCTGCATGAAGCTTTGGGTCAGCTTTTTGATTACATAGCTCTAGTAAATTTCCAAGTTGATTTGCACTAAAGCTCCCATTACTTGAAGACTCAGTTTCGAGACTTTTGAGAGAATTAGGTACTGCGGGGGACGATTTCGCTTTCCGGCCCTGCACGACGCAGGGTCGTTCGACGTTGCCACAGGACGTGGCGATCTTAGTCGAACATCCCTTGTGCTGAGCCTCCTCGGGCTTGACAGCCCTGCGGGATCTTACCGATCATGTTCATCCGGTTCTTACACTTTTTTAGTCTTAATCAAATATCAGAACATAAACGACATGGAGAGCTATCCAGCTCCAGCACCTAGCGTCTAGTGAGACTTCCCTCACTTCTGTACGATAAGGCAACATCGAATCGCTCCGCTCTTCGTGTTTTCTTTATCTCCGCCAGCTCAGTCCAGTCCATACGCCGCTGACCAAGGTGCTTCCGCTTTTAATCTAGGAGTCTACATCGTCCCCCTCCGGACCTGGCCGAATCAGAAACTCGAAACCACTAAATCTCCTGTCTGCTTGGTGAGAATAAGCATGGGATAAGGAGTGTATTTTCATGCTAGAACGATGTAAAAAGCTTGTCATATAAGCAATTAAGGCCTATTTAGAAGGAGAGCATTCACTTTTATGGAAGGGTCCGTTATTCTCACTCAGCTGGGTTGGTGGGGAAATGGCGAGACTCCCATGGGAGAAGGAACTAGGTGAGATCCCGCAGGGAGTGAAACGAGCGAGGAAGCTCACCGTTCCCCCATAGGAAAGCGAGTTATTTCCCCACCAGCCCTTTTCCATAACAACATAACGGATCCAAATTATCTCGAAACTGAGTCTTCAGCTAAACGGCCCTATTACGTAATCAACCTCTTATAAAAAATCACCCATAACTTTTTTACAAAGTCTCTTCCTTAGCGCTTACCCTAAGACGATTGTTTTTTGAGCATCTTCTTCACGACTT
The Halobacillus halophilus DSM 2266 DNA segment above includes these coding regions:
- a CDS encoding C40 family peptidase, which produces MYKSRSSVRKYVVSSTMAATIVLSPMAAQGVFAQANPDQIEESDAQESSEISFLHKGDQGESVEALQTKLQSLGYYTYSLDGLFGPITEDAVEEFQADQGLKVDGLAGPNTMAALSSTEDTGKETDEDEAQDEQEAEEAPEEEVSASGEVDSESSEVAEVAEDLIGVPYVWGGTTPDGFDSSGFIQYAYEQAGIDLSRTHRANWSNNGEFVESPDVGDLVFFEDTYDVNGASHSGIYVGDNKIVHAGNDGIEYADLTNDYWQDHYLGTKSFE
- a CDS encoding lipase/acyltransferase domain-containing protein, coding for MKKRIPLRYTGAFQNKASGNPGEWYLGETPNPVSETKRPILFVHGFNRSADTWYESNDMYATAYENGYETAFIDVYPDRNMWENGALLAQKIKEIYQHFGEKIVVVAHSKGGLDTQVALVHYGADPYIERMITLATPYYGSQLADLAYSRWASWLANILGSKNEATYSLQTGYMSQFRSETDSQPNVLQTPIYTLAGTKWGRFGTSLYWGGLYLRAYGSNDGAVTVNSSRLVYATDIGAGDWNHTTIKEGSATFNKFAPYLQEQVESLANHQAASTAHGVHEPAASNYISGGEFTGTKTETIYVEKGVQELTVNWATAQASTRLILTDPSGGTHEKFTTTHDETTFFEGAYHHTFAEENPEPGAWTLEASSLQQEHYLLTASFTSPLNNLLSTALSSEDRKLRINAQNLEFQTDVTIDYYKNGQLQLSDMKASQVSKTDFHVPDLGEGMYNMTMNIHGSYAQQPFRRTIIQSIYADDHGNLY
- a CDS encoding ferritin family protein — encoded protein: MNYYPYPSYPQDFMRSQKKLIQAIEKAINGEYSAISCYNKLAQLAPDKLTKKRIEEIRRDEQRHYTEFRRLYTQLTGGGQPTPQITEECPDFFEKGIALAFNDEQETVDFYLDIADQAQDPSVKAIFRRAAADEQNHAVWFLSFQMKSGGNSENERQTEEEFGAKGAMNASTLTIPDMLTYAMQDEYLAQARYDDILNAFGNVRTFARIKEAELRHIAALNTLFTRYQVPLPEDISQVFVVTPENIKGAYGAGVRGEIDNIAMYNKFLTYQLPADMRTVFTQLRDASVNHLAAFERGLERE
- a CDS encoding LppM family (lipo)protein, which produces MKKTWILIAAGLLILLTACVQGDIGVKINKDGSGTSTITLGVEESTYEQFGQRAETMLSSVNDELEAQGYTVESYTEEGYKGFKATESFENAQDMQVIPSMGAVSETGTGGSMSNVPLDVSVEDGFFTKTYRVEGELDLENSGLLGGMQQLVSNQLDLTFTLDLPISPEDHNADEVNGDVLTWNIKTAGTTELMVEAAVPNVRNIILTAAGVLLLGVMLFFVIRKRRRTS